A single region of the Pontibacter kalidii genome encodes:
- a CDS encoding phosphoadenosine phosphosulfate reductase family protein, whose product MAKIRHVLGISGGKDSAALAIYMKDKYPNLDIEYYTSDTGKELDETYQLIENLKIYLGKPIQILKGAEGSHLDPFDHFLQSYGGYLPSSMSRWCTKKLKLEPFEKYVGEDLVVSYVGIRGDEDREGYISRRTNIQSIFPYRQNIWSEDVISKFLKFEIEKAIALADVVDLEKKKADFIDVLAKEVTPRYNQQSKLAELFSQGVKETNYLIFEFLKTTSYPLAKESDFPLLENEEVIVRDDVFRILEESGVGVPSYYKKVEFEVGGKKGQYSRSRSGCYFCFFQQKIEWVWLYEQHPELFQKALEYEKDGYNWNQKESLSELIRPERIKQIKEEYIKRQERATATKSQYLLDILDDSESEGCAACFI is encoded by the coding sequence ATGGCTAAAATAAGACATGTATTAGGAATATCGGGGGGAAAAGATAGCGCAGCTTTAGCTATCTATATGAAGGATAAATATCCTAACCTTGATATAGAATACTATACAAGTGATACTGGTAAAGAGCTTGATGAAACGTATCAGTTAATTGAGAATCTAAAGATTTACCTAGGGAAACCAATTCAAATATTAAAGGGTGCTGAAGGCAGTCATTTGGACCCATTTGATCACTTCCTGCAATCTTACGGAGGATATCTGCCTTCGTCGATGTCTAGATGGTGTACGAAGAAGCTTAAGCTTGAGCCTTTTGAAAAGTATGTTGGGGAAGATCTTGTAGTGTCATATGTTGGTATACGAGGTGATGAAGACCGAGAAGGGTATATCTCAAGACGTACAAATATTCAATCGATATTCCCATACCGCCAAAATATTTGGAGTGAAGATGTTATATCTAAATTTCTGAAATTTGAGATAGAAAAAGCTATTGCACTTGCTGATGTTGTAGATCTAGAGAAGAAAAAAGCTGACTTTATAGATGTTCTAGCCAAAGAAGTTACTCCTCGCTATAATCAGCAGAGTAAGCTCGCAGAATTATTTAGTCAAGGAGTTAAGGAGACTAATTACCTCATATTCGAATTCTTAAAGACTACAAGTTACCCATTAGCAAAGGAAAGCGACTTTCCACTGCTTGAGAATGAAGAGGTGATTGTACGTGATGATGTTTTCAGAATTTTAGAGGAGAGTGGTGTAGGTGTACCTTCATATTATAAGAAAGTAGAGTTTGAAGTAGGTGGGAAAAAAGGTCAATATTCCCGCAGCCGCTCTGGCTGCTACTTCTGCTTTTTTCAACAAAAAATCGAATGGGTATGGCTATATGAGCAACATCCTGAGCTTTTTCAAAAGGCACTAGAGTATGAGAAAGATGGCTATAATTGGAACCAAAAAGAAAGTCTTTCGGAGTTGATCAGGCCAGAGAGAATAAAGCAAATAAAAGAAGAGTATATTAA
- a CDS encoding DUF4007 family protein, giving the protein MIIEQDLQTKYTFSGHEKFQCRQLWLKKGYDYLKLNKLFTDEDAVIELGVGKNMVASIRFWLKAFGITDAQDQITEVGELLLNDNGFDEYLEDDASLWLLHYLLVKTSFASTYSLIFNEFRKERQEFNSDNYEAFIKRKSEVVSGLNFNSNTIQNDFDIFKKMYVSSAEDFKNFDDSFIGVLTDLHLVGTVQKEESYDTDKTRKKTRQVLFINNTERENLPVEILLYSILDNPNYSSSISLPALENDFNSPGNIFALSRAGLVSKIQEAQEKYSSDIIYTDHAGIKELQFKRKVDPIDMLTSYYEK; this is encoded by the coding sequence ATGATTATAGAACAAGATTTACAAACAAAGTACACTTTCTCAGGACACGAAAAGTTTCAGTGCAGGCAGCTATGGCTTAAGAAAGGATACGATTACTTAAAATTAAACAAGCTATTTACAGATGAGGATGCTGTAATTGAGTTAGGGGTAGGTAAGAACATGGTTGCTTCTATTCGATTTTGGCTTAAGGCTTTTGGTATAACAGACGCTCAAGACCAAATAACAGAAGTTGGGGAGCTTTTATTGAACGATAATGGGTTTGATGAGTACTTGGAAGATGATGCTAGCCTTTGGCTGTTACACTACCTTTTAGTTAAGACAAGTTTCGCTTCTACCTATTCTTTGATATTTAATGAGTTTAGAAAGGAAAGGCAGGAGTTTAACTCTGATAACTATGAAGCTTTCATCAAGAGAAAATCAGAAGTGGTTTCTGGTCTCAATTTTAACTCTAATACAATCCAAAATGACTTTGATATCTTCAAGAAGATGTATGTGTCTTCTGCAGAAGACTTTAAGAATTTTGATGATAGTTTTATAGGTGTACTTACTGACTTGCACTTAGTAGGTACTGTACAAAAAGAAGAAAGCTATGATACCGATAAAACAAGGAAGAAGACGAGACAAGTCCTTTTTATTAATAATACAGAGAGAGAGAATTTACCTGTAGAAATTTTACTTTACTCTATACTTGATAACCCTAATTACAGCTCTTCTATAAGCTTACCAGCGCTTGAGAATGATTTTAATAGTCCTGGAAATATATTTGCATTAAGCCGAGCTGGCCTTGTGTCAAAAATACAGGAAGCTCAAGAAAAGTACTCTTCAGATATCATCTATACTGATCACGCAGGTATCAAAGAATTACAGTTTAAGAGAAAAGTTGATCCGATAGATATGCTTACTTCTTATTATGAGAAATAA
- a CDS encoding site-specific integrase yields MSINFSLLFYLKKPKNYQTGPVPIYLRVTVAGKRAELTTSRSVEPERWISSVGRAIGTKAAAKSLNAYLDNLQAKVYEAHRQLVEAGLPLTAEAIKNKFLGKVEKGKTLVEVFSEHNSKVAALVGDEFAPGTLERYTTSLKHTQEFMQWKYGVEDMEIKDVDHAFVTDYEFYLRSVRKCSNNTAVKYIKNFGKIIRICLANGWISSDPFANYKSKIKTVERVFLSEEELQRLAEKEFPTERLAQVRDIFLFSCFTGLAYVDVQKLRHTDLQKGIDGEQWIYKRRQKTDTPSRIPLLPTALRIINKYRLHPQCLHEGRVLPVPSNQKMNAYLKEISALCGVQKQMTFHTARHTFATTVTLLNGVPMESVSKMLGHTNLRTTQHYAKILDVKVGEDMRVLKKKYN; encoded by the coding sequence ATGAGTATCAATTTCAGTCTCCTCTTCTATCTGAAGAAACCAAAGAACTACCAAACAGGCCCCGTGCCGATCTACCTGCGTGTCACTGTGGCTGGCAAGCGGGCTGAATTAACCACAAGCAGGTCTGTTGAGCCAGAGAGGTGGATTTCCTCCGTGGGTCGCGCCATAGGCACCAAGGCAGCGGCAAAGTCATTGAACGCCTACCTGGACAACCTGCAGGCGAAGGTGTACGAGGCACACCGCCAACTCGTAGAGGCAGGACTGCCGCTGACGGCGGAGGCCATCAAGAACAAGTTTCTGGGGAAAGTAGAGAAGGGCAAGACGCTGGTGGAGGTCTTCTCCGAGCACAACAGCAAAGTAGCGGCACTGGTCGGGGATGAGTTTGCCCCCGGTACCCTGGAGCGCTATACTACTTCGCTGAAACATACGCAGGAGTTTATGCAATGGAAGTACGGGGTGGAGGACATGGAGATCAAGGACGTTGACCATGCCTTTGTCACCGACTACGAGTTCTACCTGCGCAGCGTACGCAAGTGCTCCAACAATACGGCCGTCAAGTACATCAAGAACTTCGGCAAGATCATCCGTATCTGCCTGGCCAATGGGTGGATTTCCTCGGATCCCTTCGCAAACTATAAATCAAAGATAAAGACCGTGGAGCGGGTGTTCCTCTCAGAAGAGGAGCTGCAGCGGCTGGCGGAAAAAGAGTTCCCTACAGAACGCCTGGCGCAAGTGCGGGATATCTTCCTGTTTAGCTGCTTCACTGGCCTTGCCTACGTGGACGTGCAGAAGCTAAGGCACACGGACTTGCAAAAGGGTATAGACGGGGAGCAATGGATTTATAAGAGGAGACAGAAAACGGATACACCTTCCCGGATTCCCCTGCTGCCAACAGCTCTTCGGATCATCAATAAATACAGACTGCATCCGCAGTGCCTTCATGAAGGGAGGGTGCTGCCGGTGCCGAGCAACCAGAAGATGAACGCTTACTTAAAGGAGATCTCCGCCCTGTGCGGGGTTCAAAAGCAGATGACCTTCCACACCGCCCGCCACACCTTTGCCACCACCGTCACGCTGCTCAATGGGGTGCCGATGGAGAGCGTGTCGAAGATGTTGGGGCACACGAACCTGAGAACCACGCAGCACTATGCCAAAATACTGGATGTGAAGGTGGGGGAGGACATGAGGGTACTGAAGAAGAAATATAACTAA
- a CDS encoding YihY/virulence factor BrkB family protein yields MRLNQQYLKRRRAYRKFIVFLKRWRFNNGKFSVYDVADVLIGELRLDSITKRASYMAFNFTLATFPTIIFLFTLIPYIPSILSLDLGESILDFIADVLPEEMYTVAYGTIEDIVNKPRGGLLSFGFLFALVLSTNGIMSLMDAFDKKYHTFYKRTYLRKRLIATILTVVLSMILLTAVAAIFFGQWILDVLVFYEVVTESYTYTLLVILKYVAIVLLFLLATSLIYYFVPAIEDKWPFFSAGAVVATVLIFLVSMAFSLYISAFDTYNKFYGSMGALIGLMIWLDFVSMILILGFEINVSIDTVTKRLVRTPTTHSGKMASIKA; encoded by the coding sequence ATGAGGCTGAACCAGCAATACCTGAAGCGCCGCCGCGCCTACCGCAAGTTCATCGTTTTCCTCAAACGGTGGCGGTTCAACAATGGCAAGTTTTCGGTATATGATGTGGCCGATGTGCTGATAGGGGAGCTGCGCCTGGACTCGATCACCAAGCGCGCCTCGTACATGGCCTTCAACTTTACGCTGGCCACCTTTCCAACGATCATCTTCCTCTTCACGCTCATCCCCTACATCCCCAGCATCCTGTCGCTGGACCTGGGTGAGAGCATCCTCGACTTCATCGCCGATGTACTGCCCGAAGAGATGTATACCGTGGCCTATGGCACGATCGAGGACATTGTGAACAAGCCCCGTGGAGGCTTGCTCTCCTTTGGTTTCCTGTTCGCGCTGGTGCTGTCCACCAACGGCATTATGTCTTTGATGGATGCCTTCGACAAGAAGTACCATACTTTCTACAAACGCACTTACCTGCGTAAACGCCTGATCGCTACCATACTTACCGTCGTGCTCAGTATGATCTTGCTGACGGCGGTGGCCGCTATCTTTTTTGGGCAGTGGATACTGGATGTATTGGTGTTTTATGAGGTGGTGACGGAGAGCTATACGTATACCTTGCTGGTGATTCTCAAGTATGTGGCTATTGTGCTGCTCTTCCTGCTGGCTACCTCGCTTATCTACTATTTTGTGCCGGCCATAGAGGATAAATGGCCCTTCTTCTCGGCAGGAGCGGTGGTGGCCACGGTGCTGATCTTCCTGGTGTCGATGGCCTTTTCGCTCTACATCAGCGCTTTCGACACCTACAACAAGTTCTACGGCTCCATGGGCGCCCTGATCGGTTTGATGATCTGGCTCGACTTCGTTTCCATGATCCTCATACTTGGCTTCGAGATCAACGTCAGCATCGATACGGTCACAAAGCGCCTGGTACGCACCCCCACCACCCATTCAGGTAAAATGGCAAGTATAAAAGCATAA
- a CDS encoding acyl-CoA thioesterase, with amino-acid sequence MFASDIQLRVRYAETDQMGYVYHGNYAAYFEVTRTEVFRRLGIEYKEMEATGTMMPVLELKSKFIRPAKYDDLLTIKLFVKSRPHGTRIKFEYEVLNEEGTLLTIGETLMVFVDMKSGRPTEIPALIHEKLDPYFS; translated from the coding sequence ATGTTTGCATCCGACATACAGCTACGCGTGCGCTATGCCGAAACCGACCAGATGGGCTACGTGTACCACGGCAACTACGCCGCCTATTTTGAGGTAACCCGTACCGAAGTTTTCCGCCGCCTGGGTATAGAGTATAAAGAGATGGAGGCCACGGGTACCATGATGCCGGTCTTGGAGCTGAAGAGCAAGTTTATCCGCCCTGCCAAGTATGATGACCTGCTCACGATCAAGCTGTTTGTAAAAAGCAGGCCGCACGGCACACGTATAAAGTTTGAGTACGAGGTGTTAAACGAAGAGGGCACGCTGCTAACCATAGGCGAAACGTTGATGGTGTTTGTGGACATGAAGTCAGGCCGCCCAACGGAGATCCCCGCGCTCATACACGAGAAGTTAGATCCGTATTTTAGTTAA
- the mltG gene encoding endolytic transglycosylase MltG, which yields MANEVNNPIAKRKRKKKSRLVPSLIALGMFLFVSFSYYAYQIMYTMNVDTKERDVYVLIPTGATYKQAMDSVEASGVIIDRLSLRFMSKLMDYDKLVKPGRYKLEHGWNNRQLIGVLRLGEQTPLNLTFSNVRLRSQLATKLAADLEASEQELDSLLNDPAYLQTFGFDTTNIVSMFIPNTYQVYWTITAPELMERMKKEYDRFWTEERRAKAEKLGLTPQQVSTLASIVQAETLKSDEKPRVAGVYLNRLQRGMLLQADPTVVFAVGDFTIRRVLNKHLVHDSPYNTYKYKGLPPGPINVPVISSIDAVLNPEEHSYLYFCAREDFSGYHAFATTVAEHQANARRFHRALNERNIMR from the coding sequence ATGGCCAACGAAGTCAATAACCCGATTGCAAAGCGGAAGCGCAAGAAAAAGAGCAGGCTGGTGCCCAGCCTGATAGCCTTAGGCATGTTCCTGTTTGTGAGCTTCTCCTACTATGCCTACCAGATCATGTACACCATGAACGTGGACACCAAGGAACGTGATGTGTATGTGCTCATCCCGACAGGAGCGACCTATAAGCAAGCCATGGACTCCGTGGAGGCAAGCGGCGTGATCATCGACAGGCTCTCGCTGCGCTTTATGTCCAAACTGATGGATTACGACAAGCTCGTGAAGCCCGGCCGCTACAAACTGGAGCATGGCTGGAACAACCGCCAGCTGATCGGGGTGCTGCGCCTGGGCGAGCAAACCCCGCTTAACCTCACGTTCAGCAACGTGCGCCTGCGCAGCCAGCTGGCCACTAAGCTGGCTGCTGACCTGGAAGCAAGCGAGCAGGAACTGGACAGCCTGCTAAACGACCCAGCCTACCTGCAGACCTTCGGCTTCGACACCACCAACATCGTGAGCATGTTCATCCCCAACACCTACCAGGTGTACTGGACGATAACGGCGCCGGAGCTGATGGAGCGCATGAAGAAAGAGTATGACAGGTTCTGGACAGAAGAGCGCAGAGCTAAGGCCGAGAAGCTGGGGCTGACGCCGCAGCAGGTATCCACGCTGGCCTCCATTGTGCAGGCCGAGACGCTGAAGAGCGACGAGAAGCCGCGCGTGGCCGGCGTGTATTTGAACCGCCTGCAGCGCGGCATGCTGCTGCAGGCCGACCCTACCGTTGTGTTTGCCGTGGGCGATTTTACGATCCGCCGCGTGCTCAACAAGCACCTGGTGCACGACTCGCCTTACAACACCTATAAGTATAAAGGGCTGCCGCCCGGCCCCATCAATGTGCCGGTTATCTCCAGCATCGATGCTGTGCTGAATCCGGAGGAGCACAGCTACCTGTACTTCTGCGCCCGGGAGGATTTCTCCGGCTACCACGCCTTCGCTACCACCGTGGCCGAGCACCAAGCCAACGCGCGCCGCTTCCACCGCGCCCTGAACGAGCGGAATATTATGAGGTAA
- a CDS encoding acyl-CoA carboxylase subunit beta, producing MAGDIRQAQIQTLERKNAEALLGGGKERIEAQHKKGKLTARERIHLLMDEGSFEEIGKFVMHRSKDFGLDKQYFLGDGVVTGYGTINGRLVYVFSQDFTVLGGSLSETHAEKIVKIMELAMKNGAPVIGLNDSGGARIQEGVVSLGGYADIFYRNTLASGVIPQISAIMGPCAGGAVYSPAITDFIMMVEDTSYMFVTGPNVVKTVTHEEVTSEELGGASTHSTKSGVTHFSCANEVECITYIKTLLSYIPQNCEELPPSLPYEPQADETREVLDTIIPENPNQPYDIREVIEGIIDADSFFEVHKNFGENIVVGFARLGGRSIGIVGNQPAVLAGVLDINASTKAARFVRFCDSFNVPLLVLEDVPGFLPGTDQEWRGIITNGAKLLYAFCEATVPRITVITRKAYGGAYDVMNSKHIGADMNFAWPTAEIAVMGAQGAAEIIFKREIAQAEDPEAKLAEKVQEYKEKFATPYRAAHRGFIDEVIMPSETRAKLIKAFKMLENKAVTLPRKKHGNIPL from the coding sequence ATGGCAGGAGACATCAGACAGGCCCAGATCCAAACCCTTGAGCGCAAAAACGCCGAAGCCCTTCTTGGCGGTGGGAAGGAAAGAATTGAGGCTCAGCACAAGAAAGGCAAACTGACAGCCCGTGAGCGCATTCACCTCCTCATGGACGAAGGCTCTTTCGAGGAGATCGGCAAGTTCGTGATGCATCGCTCCAAAGACTTTGGCCTCGACAAGCAGTACTTCCTGGGCGATGGCGTGGTAACCGGCTACGGCACCATCAATGGCCGTCTGGTGTATGTGTTCTCGCAGGATTTTACCGTGCTGGGCGGCTCGCTGTCTGAGACTCATGCCGAGAAGATCGTGAAGATTATGGAGCTAGCCATGAAGAACGGTGCTCCGGTCATCGGCCTCAACGACTCCGGTGGGGCGCGAATACAGGAGGGTGTGGTGTCGCTGGGTGGCTATGCTGATATCTTCTACCGCAACACGCTCGCCTCCGGCGTCATCCCGCAGATCTCGGCCATCATGGGCCCATGCGCGGGCGGCGCTGTCTACTCCCCCGCCATCACCGACTTTATCATGATGGTGGAAGACACGTCTTACATGTTCGTGACCGGCCCTAACGTGGTGAAGACGGTAACGCACGAGGAGGTGACCTCCGAGGAGCTGGGCGGCGCCAGCACCCACAGCACCAAGAGCGGCGTAACGCACTTCTCCTGCGCCAACGAGGTAGAGTGCATCACCTATATCAAAACCCTTTTGAGCTACATCCCGCAGAACTGCGAGGAGTTGCCCCCATCGCTGCCATACGAGCCGCAGGCCGACGAAACCCGCGAGGTGCTCGACACCATCATCCCCGAGAATCCGAACCAGCCGTACGATATCCGCGAGGTGATCGAGGGCATTATCGATGCTGATTCTTTCTTTGAGGTGCACAAGAACTTCGGGGAGAACATCGTAGTAGGCTTTGCCCGACTGGGTGGCCGCAGCATTGGCATTGTGGGCAACCAACCTGCCGTGCTGGCCGGCGTGCTCGATATTAACGCCAGCACCAAAGCCGCCCGCTTCGTGCGCTTCTGCGACAGCTTCAACGTTCCGCTTCTAGTTCTAGAGGACGTCCCGGGCTTTTTGCCGGGTACCGACCAGGAGTGGCGCGGCATCATCACCAACGGTGCTAAGCTGCTCTATGCCTTCTGCGAGGCTACGGTTCCGCGTATCACCGTGATTACGCGCAAAGCTTACGGCGGCGCCTACGATGTAATGAACTCCAAGCATATTGGGGCCGACATGAACTTTGCCTGGCCGACAGCCGAGATCGCCGTCATGGGCGCGCAGGGCGCTGCTGAGATCATCTTTAAGCGCGAGATTGCGCAGGCAGAGGATCCGGAGGCCAAGCTGGCCGAGAAGGTACAGGAGTACAAGGAGAAGTTCGCCACACCGTACCGCGCCGCGCACCGCGGCTTCATCGACGAGGTGATCATGCCGTCGGAAACAAGGGCCAAATTGATAAAGGCGTTTAAGATGTTGGAAAACAAGGCAGTAACGCTGCCACGCAAGAAGCACGGAAACATTCCGTTGTAA
- a CDS encoding M42 family metallopeptidase encodes MRQESFDFLQKYLNNSSPTGFESEGQKLWLEYVKPYIDEYFVDTYGTVVGVINPQAEYKVVIEAHADEISWFVNYITPEGYIYLKRNGGSDALIAPSKRVNIYTAKGVVKAVFGWPAIHVRKVENDKAPTIETVFLDCGASNREEVEKMGIHVGCVATFEDEFTVMNDRYYVGRALDNRIGGFMIAEVARQLKENGNQLPFGLYIVNSVQEEIGLRGAEMIAHRIKPDVAIITDVTHDTQSPMYDKKNSGDIHCGKGPVIAYGPAVQNNVRDLIIRTAQEKEIPFQRSAVSRATGTDTDAFAYSNAGVASALISLPLKYMHTTVETVHKDDVDNVIKMIYETILKIQDKQDFRYLT; translated from the coding sequence ATGAGACAAGAATCTTTTGATTTTCTACAGAAATACCTGAACAACTCCTCCCCCACCGGCTTCGAGTCGGAGGGCCAGAAACTGTGGCTGGAGTATGTAAAGCCATACATTGACGAATATTTTGTTGATACCTACGGCACCGTGGTAGGCGTTATCAACCCACAGGCCGAATATAAAGTAGTGATTGAGGCCCATGCCGACGAGATCAGCTGGTTTGTGAACTACATCACACCGGAAGGCTACATTTACCTGAAGCGCAACGGTGGTTCCGATGCTCTGATTGCCCCATCTAAAAGGGTAAATATTTATACTGCCAAAGGTGTGGTGAAGGCGGTATTCGGCTGGCCGGCCATACATGTGCGCAAGGTGGAGAACGACAAAGCTCCGACCATCGAAACCGTGTTCCTGGACTGCGGCGCCAGCAACCGTGAGGAAGTGGAGAAAATGGGCATCCACGTGGGCTGCGTAGCTACGTTTGAAGACGAGTTCACCGTAATGAACGACCGCTACTATGTGGGTCGTGCGCTGGATAACCGCATCGGGGGCTTTATGATTGCCGAGGTGGCACGCCAGCTTAAAGAAAATGGCAACCAGCTGCCTTTCGGGCTTTACATCGTGAACTCGGTGCAGGAAGAGATTGGCCTGCGTGGCGCCGAGATGATTGCGCACCGCATCAAGCCGGACGTGGCCATCATCACCGACGTAACCCACGACACGCAGTCGCCGATGTATGATAAGAAGAACAGCGGCGACATCCACTGCGGCAAAGGGCCAGTGATTGCCTACGGCCCGGCTGTGCAGAACAATGTGCGCGACCTGATTATCCGCACCGCGCAAGAGAAGGAGATTCCGTTCCAGCGCTCGGCTGTTTCACGTGCAACCGGCACCGACACCGATGCCTTTGCCTACTCCAACGCCGGCGTGGCTTCTGCCCTTATCTCGCTGCCGCTCAAATACATGCACACCACGGTGGAGACTGTGCATAAAGACGACGTGGACAACGTGATCAAGATGATCTACGAAACCATACTTAAGATTCAGGACAAGCAGGATTTCCGCTACCTGACCTAA
- a CDS encoding ABC transporter substrate-binding protein, giving the protein MGHQITLSQPPQRIVSLVPSQTELLFDLGLADRVVGVTKFCIHPKEQIKQKAKIGGTKNFNLEKIDDLQPDLIIGNKEENYKDGIEALQQKYKVWMSDIYTLEDALEMLRQVGRLTGMEARATELEQSIKQGFEQLQPVQPGIKTAYFIWRKPYMAVGSHNIIDHMLGRCGFMNAFGDSERYPEISPEQLQRANPQLILLSSEPYPFKEKHVAEFQELCPQASIKVVDGEMFSWYGSRLAKAPAYLQRVVEEVKNHYLK; this is encoded by the coding sequence ATGGGCCACCAGATCACGCTGTCGCAGCCGCCGCAGCGCATTGTATCGCTGGTGCCATCCCAAACAGAGCTTCTATTCGACCTGGGCTTAGCCGACCGGGTGGTGGGCGTGACCAAGTTTTGCATCCACCCCAAAGAGCAGATAAAGCAGAAGGCAAAGATCGGCGGCACCAAGAATTTTAATCTCGAAAAGATTGATGACCTGCAGCCCGACCTGATCATCGGCAATAAGGAAGAGAACTATAAGGATGGCATTGAGGCTTTGCAGCAGAAGTATAAGGTATGGATGAGCGATATCTATACCCTGGAGGATGCGCTGGAGATGCTGCGGCAGGTTGGCAGGTTAACAGGCATGGAGGCCAGAGCCACAGAACTGGAGCAAAGTATAAAACAGGGTTTTGAGCAGCTGCAGCCGGTACAGCCAGGCATCAAAACGGCTTACTTTATCTGGCGGAAGCCTTACATGGCCGTGGGCAGCCACAACATCATCGACCACATGCTTGGCCGCTGTGGCTTTATGAACGCCTTTGGCGATTCGGAACGCTACCCGGAGATTTCGCCGGAGCAACTGCAGCGGGCCAATCCACAGCTCATACTTCTATCATCGGAGCCTTATCCCTTTAAAGAAAAGCATGTAGCCGAGTTTCAGGAGCTGTGCCCGCAGGCAAGTATAAAAGTGGTGGACGGCGAGATGTTCAGCTGGTACGGCAGCAGGCTGGCCAAAGCTCCGGCTTATTTGCAGCGGGTAGTGGAGGAGGTAAAAAATCACTATCTTAAATAA